From Candidatus Atribacteria bacterium ADurb.Bin276:
TTTTGACGCTACAGGAACGTCTATCTTAGGAGGGCAACTGGATAGCAACCTTCAACTTAAGATTAAAAGCTTCAAAAGTTAGGACTTAAAAACTTCACGAAGAGTAATTTTCGTAAATTAAAAAAATACCCTAATGCTTTGATTAAACCAAAATATCAAAAGCCAGAGATCAAATTCATACCTAAATATTTCAGCACCAGGCATCAATAAGCTTTTAAAGGTCGAAAACGAAATTTTTCATTGTCTACTACTACAAAATGACCTTTCAACCTACCTTCATATCGATCTATTAATTGGTTCAAGCGTGGCCACTTCAAATGACGCTCATGAACTTCGAAACGTAAAAAAACAATGCCATAAGCAGGTTTCTTTAACCGGTATACTAACTCCCCAAAATCTCTATCTTCAGTGATTAAGATCCTTTTTTCGTTAAAAGCCTTGAAAAGTATCTCATTATCGAGGGTGCCGGGCTTATATTGCCCAATATAAAGGACATCATGTCCTCCTAACCGTAGATACCGTACCAATTCTATGTTACAATACTCATCAACACAGAATTTCACAGTTGGTTACCTGAGGCAAAGATAATATCTTCCTGGCCGAGATAGTCGGCAGCTAACTCTTGTGCATCGAATATATTCTCAAGTTTTAAATGGGGATGATCTTGAAGAATCTCTTCAGGTGACATCCCTCCGGCTAATTTCCTCAAGATAAGCTCCACGGTGATTCGGGTTCCTTTAATAACCGGCTTTCCAAACATTATTTCCGGATTAATCTCAATCCTTTCATGTTTTTTCACTAAGTTGCCTCCCGCTGAAAAGTTCTATTCAATATTATAGTAAATAGTACATTATTTATAAAATCAAGCAATAATATATATTAAAGATCGCAATATATTACCTTGAAGAAAGCTATTCGTAAATATTTTTTAGAAGACAATTAACAGTGCTTCTGTAGTGCCTTTTAGGCGAAATCTCTTGGTCCATATCTTAAATGTGAATAAAAAACGACGGTTTTTCAACTTTAGTAATTCTTTTGAGGAAAAAGAGATTTTCTATCTTGGAAATAACTGAATGATTTTTTATTGGTAATTCATATTAAGCAACTAACCAGAATCTCATCCTGGGCTTTCACCCTCATCCTCACCTTCTCCCATCAAGAGAGAAGGAACTCTGAATGATGGAGAGCTGATTGGTTTGATAAAACAAACCACATTAAAATACAATTAATAAACGCAGGGGCAGCAATTTATTACCCCTGTTTAATGTAGCACTAACGTAATCGATGTATTACAATGATATTGGGTGATGACAAAATGATATCTATTCGTTTACCTAAAGATCTTGAAAAAAAGTTAGATATATTAGCTCAATCAACAAAACGATCCAAGAGCTTTTATGTTAAGGAAGCGTTGACTCGTTATCTCGAAGACATTGAGGATTATTATGTTGCGCTTGAAAGGTTTTCCCAACCAGGAAGTGACTACTATACTACCAAAGAAGTTAAAAAAGAAATTGAATCATGAATTACCAGATTCTGTGGCATAAAGATGCGGTTCAGGATTTAAAAAAAATTGACCGAAAAATTGCATTATCAATCATTAGTAAAGTTGAAAAATATTTAGCTCGAGATCCAATAAAGCTTGGTATGCCACTCAAGGGCAATTTCAAGGGATTCTTT
This genomic window contains:
- a CDS encoding Ribbon-helix-helix protein, copG family, with product MILGDDKMISIRLPKDLEKKLDILAQSTKRSKSFYVKEALTRYLEDIEDYYVALERFSQPGSDYYTTKEVKKEIES
- the relG_2 gene encoding Toxin RelG; this encodes MNYQILWHKDAVQDLKKIDRKIALSIISKVEKYLARDPIKLGMPLKGNFKGFFRYRIGKFRVIYTIRENYLLILVLKVGKRDEVYDE